A DNA window from Deinococcus ruber contains the following coding sequences:
- a CDS encoding ATP-binding cassette domain-containing protein has product MTLSVQHVARVYGDHTMFEDVGFEVAPLERLALIGENGSGKSTLLRVLAGLDVPDAGSVQAAGSVALLTQFPEGLDGSLLDAVTPPALHRAQAAFEEAAAHLETSEGLEAFAAAEETYRLAGGYDFEARAAGVLAGLRLEAG; this is encoded by the coding sequence TTGACCCTTTCTGTCCAGCATGTGGCCCGTGTGTACGGCGACCACACCATGTTCGAGGATGTCGGTTTTGAAGTGGCTCCCCTGGAGCGGCTGGCCCTGATCGGTGAAAACGGCAGCGGGAAAAGTACGCTGCTGCGTGTGCTGGCAGGCCTGGACGTGCCTGATGCTGGCAGCGTGCAGGCGGCTGGCAGCGTCGCGCTGCTGACGCAGTTTCCGGAAGGCCTGGACGGTTCCTTGCTCGACGCCGTGACGCCCCCGGCGCTGCACCGTGCCCAGGCTGCCTTTGAGGAGGCCGCCGCCCACCTGGAAACGTCGGAAGGGCTGGAAGCATTCGCTGCTGCCGAGGAAACGTACCGACTGGCGGGCGGCTACGACTTTGAGGCGCGGGCAGCCGGGGTGCTGGCGGGGCTGCGACTGGAGGCCGGG